Proteins from a single region of Caldisericia bacterium:
- a CDS encoding HEPN domain-containing protein has product MIDKKVEALMFIKQAKEDLETAKYNHKGKKFYVSCFYSHQVVEKALKGYLIYKGIEKVCGYSVVSLIKKCSNFDKDFNIFKDKLKILDKYYLAMGYPNKVIGGIPAEVFKEKESFNAISLAEEILKFIYSKELSLNIDF; this is encoded by the coding sequence ATGATAGATAAAAAAGTAGAAGCGTTAATGTTTATTAAACAAGCAAAAGAAGATTTAGAGACTGCAAAATATAATCATAAAGGAAAAAAATTTTATGTTTCATGTTTTTATTCACATCAAGTAGTTGAAAAAGCGCTCAAAGGTTATTTAATTTATAAAGGAATTGAAAAAGTTTGTGGATACTCTGTTGTTAGTTTAATTAAAAAGTGTTCCAATTTTGATAAAGATTTTAATATTTTTAAAGATAAATTGAAAATTTTAGATAAATATTATTTAGCAATGGGATATCCTAATAAAGTTATAGGTGGAATTCCAGCAGAAGTTTTTAAAGAAAAAGAAAGTTTTAATGCGATTTCTTTAGCAGAGGAGATATTAAAGTTTATATATAGTAAAGAGTTAAGTTTGAATATAGATTTCTAA
- a CDS encoding alanine racemase, producing the protein MKIEDLTTPALIVDYEKLMKNIEEMSNFAKSYKKNLRPMIKTHKSIYIAKIQKDFGISGIQCSKLSEGEVFAEEGFDDIFISSEIVDYDKLKRAKVLNKKVKKLILAVDSIEGIRKIDEIFDSEKIFVRIEINSGHNRCGIKPQDVLFLYKEIEKSKNIIFDGVFTHGGQVYKAKNKEEREKYSLEEANGVLEAKRILEKSGIKFETVSIGSTPSVFISGKIDGITEIRPGNYVFYDYKQVNLGVISIERCALFVLSQVISKPDESRAYIDAGAKVLGLDFLEIENEKNYGYILDEPQTKLFSLSEEHGWLKLTQKSKIKIGDKLKIIPVHSCITMSNFDYFYMVKGSDVIGKYKVDARGKFE; encoded by the coding sequence TTAAGACCCATGATAAAAACTCATAAATCAATTTATATTGCTAAAATTCAAAAAGATTTTGGAATATCTGGAATTCAATGTTCAAAACTTTCTGAAGGAGAAGTTTTTGCAGAGGAAGGATTTGATGATATTTTTATATCAAGCGAAATTGTTGATTATGATAAACTAAAAAGAGCGAAAGTTTTAAATAAAAAAGTTAAAAAATTAATTTTAGCAGTAGATTCAATTGAAGGAATAAGAAAAATAGATGAAATTTTTGATAGTGAAAAAATTTTCGTAAGAATTGAAATAAATTCTGGTCATAATAGATGTGGTATAAAACCTCAAGATGTTCTTTTTTTATATAAAGAAATTGAAAAAAGTAAAAACATAATTTTTGATGGAGTTTTTACCCATGGAGGACAAGTTTATAAAGCAAAGAACAAAGAAGAAAGAGAAAAATACTCTTTAGAAGAAGCAAATGGAGTTCTTGAAGCAAAAAGAATTTTAGAGAAGAGTGGCATAAAATTTGAAACAGTAAGTATTGGTTCAACTCCTTCTGTTTTTATAAGTGGAAAAATTGATGGAATAACAGAGATTAGACCAGGAAATTATGTTTTTTATGATTATAAACAGGTTAACCTTGGAGTTATCTCTATTGAAAGATGTGCTTTATTTGTTTTATCTCAAGTTATAAGCAAACCAGATGAATCTCGTGCGTATATTGATGCTGGAGCAAAAGTTTTAGGTCTTGACTTTTTAGAAATTGAGAATGAAAAAAATTATGGATACATTTTAGATGAACCTCAAACAAAACTTTTCTCTCTTTCAGAAGAACATGGTTGGTTAAAACTAACTCAAAAATCAAAGATAAAAATTGGTGATAAATTAAAAATAATTCCTGTTCACTCTTGCATAACAATGAGTAATTTTGATTACTTTTATATGGTTAAAGGAAGTGATGTTATAGGAAAATATAAAGTTGATGCAAGAGGAAAATTTGAGTAA